The genomic stretch TTTAATGAAGTCGTAGTAACAAACAGTTTACATTACATCATATTGCAgatataattattatcattatcggCATGTTTAGCATTGTGCGCTGTGTGTGCTACGGGTGTTGGAATAGACTTTTgaaacttttcttcttcttttttaataatccATGTCACATTTTGATGGGCCCTTGCTCTTATTTCTCCCACCAGGCTCGGCAGACCTGCACCAGATGTTTCCCACGCCTCCCTCCCTCGAGCAGCACATCATGGGCTACTCTCCCATGAACATGTGCAGCAAGGAGTACGGCAGCATGGAGCACAACACGGGCATGACCACGATGGACGGCACCTCATCTCTGGGAGGCCACTTCAAGATCGAGGTGGAGGAGAGCTTCTGCAGTCCCAAGCCATGTGAGATCAAGGTGGGTCTCGACTCTGTAAATCAGACGGGTTTCATTGCAGTGTCAAATGACAACCGACTCAACCAACGGGTCGGATTTACTGCCGAAAccaatagatgtcatgagtcAAAGTGAATGAGTTGTTGGCGGataggttttctttttcttcaccaTGCTCATTTTGAAGCAGCTTGGTGGCCACATGGTCAGAGGCTGCTCTACAAACTAGGAATACAGGCTTCAACCACGCTGTCAACAAGCATCGGCCAGGCCGAAGCTCAACGAGCAACACCCTTTAAACCCCTCCCAGTTCTGTAGTTATTGAGAAGAGGCTGCAAGAGATGTTGTGTTTGTGGGAAAATAAGGTAGCGATGCTGTTCTGCATATTTCCCTGTTTACCTTTTTATACAGGACAGTAAACCAAGACAGACATTGGTATACCTCTGCCTTACTaattcttattttctttctgtcttgtAGGACTATTCATTTGTGTACAAGCCAGAGCTGTGCCAGCCATTCGTAGGCTGCTCCATGTTCGCCCCTCTGAAGGCATTACCCAGCCAGTGTCTCCCGCCGGTCAAAATACCAGAGGATTGCATCTACCGACCCAGCTGGACCATGGGCAGGGAGATGCTCAACCCCGTGCCTGTCATGACCTTCCTCAACAAGGACAGGTATGCTGCCGTATTGCTTTTCAATGAGGTTTGCAATGTGTGGCTGTGTTGGGCATCTTCAGAGAAGTCCTTAGGTGTTGCTGCTATCGTTCGACTGAGATCttatttgattcttttttttttttgattcattttttaCTGGCTCAAAATGAGAAGGAAGAGGTGGTACAATGTGCTAGATTGTAGCTAAGTTGTCATAGTCAGTGGTAGTGTCtctaatgtaaatgtgaaatgttcatCTGAAATATTTGTTCCTAAAGTGGACTGAAGTAGCATGACATGGTTCAGCTATGTGTGAGACTGAGAGTACGACAAATTACTGCTAAATATCTGGAGGCGGGACTCAATTTGATGGAGGACGGCAGCCCACGTTATTCTCTAAGTAGGAGAAACCCTGCTTTAATAAGAGAGTACCGTGCAACAAGTGAAATGATCCCCTCAAATTGCAGCTTAACAGAAGCACATCAAGTGACTCCAGTGGTATCAATGCTGACACTTGTTTACATGCCTTGTTTCTGTGTAATTCCCATCTGGCTCGTTTCAAAGATCCCTTATCATTTTATCACGGTGATCTGGTTACGGAGGCCTTCTGATTTTGACTGGCAGAAGAAAAGCCAAGGCTGTGCTGGCTGTTGCTGGTTTGCTTTTTGTGTTCACAGCAGCAGATACTCCTACTCTGCTCCCTTTCTGTCCACACACCCGCTGGCCTCTCCCCGGACACCCCCTCAGCAGGCTGCTCAATTTCCCATGCATGGCTGCCTCAGGCGGAGCAGGGAAATGAGTGTAAAATGCAGTCTTGAAGATGAGGCTTATCACTGGAGTGGTGAGATGGGCCCCCACAGCGGCTGCATGCCACCTCACTGCTCATGGCAGCTTGGAGGCTCCATTATATCCGTCACCGTTCCTCTTAACCACACACAAGATGTGCCTCTGCTACTTTTAACGCACGCAGGGATTTCTTAGCAAAACCTGGTTTTGTTCctattgatttagttttttttctgtaatcGGGGCAGTAGAATTGACTCTTGTTACTTATTACTCTTACTATCCTATATTCAATGATTATTTATCaacattatgcaacacagggttccacaacaaaatgcagttgtAGCCCATTTTCTACTTGCAGGACAAACGCCAAATGGAAACAGTAGtgcagtcctttttttttttaaatgtgcatcaGGAGGAGtgcaaacagcagcaacaaagcaatTCTATGGGCACATGACCAACATCTTAACATTCAAAATTTGACCTCGAgaaaacattgtccatcaactttGACTATGATTGAGCGCCGAGCACCGTTGATAGTAAACAGAGTCCGCCTCTTCTCGTCCCACCGGGGATCCTGCTCCCCGTCCTGCTGGCCGCCCGTCAAGTGCAGCTTGATCCGGAAAGCCACGATGAGCCAGGTCCCTGTGAAGACGCGGGCACGTCAGTCTCCGACATAAGCCGGGAGAaggctgggtagtggagtagccttTGGTCGTAGCTGGGTTAGCTTGGCGTCCGTTCTCGGCTCTCCTCCCTCCCGACTGCGCTTCCAGTGGCGCTTGGTCGAGCTGGCTGTGTGGCCAGCTGATGGCGCTGATCGTCTCAAGGTCCGCCCCCCCTCTCATTATTCCATTCCCCGGGCTTCCTTCTCCAATGTTGATGAGTGATTTCTGTCATGTGTTATAAGTGCTCCACTAACAAAGAccaaaagacaacaaattaaGACAATAATGTTGCGAAATTTGTGGGAACTGAACGCAGCATGTACATGTGCAGCTGTTCTAATAttattcttgtgtatttcataTACCCGGCCAGGAATATAACAAGTGGCAGGCTCAGCAGTGAtctatatctaatctaatctaatgagCAGAAATGATCACCATGATGCACTTCAAACTTAATTTGTGTGTTTGGCTGAATTTCATTGCACTACCAAAAGCTATTCTATTCTGAACGGACAACACCAGCCCCGTCTACTAATTACTAATTACTACTTCAGCCGTGGTCGTGATTGGAAAAGGTTTTGACTTGAAAAAGGCCAGACGCGTTGCTTTGTGCAGGCGGGGAGCGGCGTCTGCACTTGACTACGCTTGGCGAAGTTCCAGAGAGTGGTTGGTAAAGACCCTGTGATGTTGTGCTGGAGCTGCCTTCATGTCTGCGGTCCATGTGGAACGTGGCCCGGCTGCAGGGGTGAGAGCGGCGTGCTGGGACTTCCTTCTAATGGCTCTCTGCCAGGAGTTGTTCCCCACTTACAGCTAGGGACATgatgtgcctctctctctctctctctctctctctctctctctctctctctctctctctctgcttttgtAGTGAATGCTGTCGTGCCTTATTACTCAAACTATCCTCACAAATGCTGTGAGACAGTTGGATAACggtatttagtttagtttgaagCAATGTCCTGAAGATCGCTGCCCgggtttttaaaaagagacctGGGTAAACAAGTATGTTCTGTGTACTAGTCCTTCCATTTCCATGTCACAATTAGATGTTCTGGCACATTTAATTGTGGCATGATTTTGACGAgattttcctcctctttttttttcttcctgtgatGGGAAATGAATATTGTTGACATTTGAAGCTGTGATGAGAAGAGTTCCACTTATTCCTTGTCTAAGAGGGATCATTTCAAGTCCAACTTTGTTGGGTGTCACAGGAGAAGATGTTCAAACCCTAAACTGTGTCACTGTCACGTAGTGCGGTGACTTTTCTCTTAGTTCTATCTCCGTTTCTAATTCCTGTCCTTGTGTCTATCTGCCCTCAGTAACATCCCCAGTGTGGGCAGCACCATGGACCAGGACTACAGCCAGTCCTACACCCCTCAGACCAACACGCCTTTCATGTCCAACAGTGCTCCACCGAGTAACAGTGGCGCTGGCATCCTGCCTTCACCTGCCACCCCACGTTTCTCCGCCCCCACCCCACGTACGCCACGCACCCCACGCACGCCTCGGGGTCCCGCCAGCGTCCAGGGTTCGCTCAAATATGAGAACTCCGACCTGTACTCGCCGGCATCGACCCCCTCCACTTGCCGACCGCTGAACTCGGTAGAGCCGGCCACCGTACCCTCCATCCCCGAGGCCCACAGCCTCTACGTCACCCTCATCCTCTCCGAGTCCGTCATGAACCTCTTCAAGGACTGCAACTTCGACAGCTGCTGCATCTGCGTGTGTAACATGAACATAAAAGGAGCCGATGTGGGCGTGTACCTGAGCGACCCCGTAGGCGAGGCTCAGGAACCATGCAGCTGCGGCTTCAGCGCTGTGGTCAATCGGCGTTACGGCAATGGCTCGGGCCTCTTCCTGGAGGACGAGCTGGATATCATCGGCCGCGGCTCAGACGTCAGCAGGGAGGCAGAGAAGCGCTTTGAGGCGCTGCGGCTCTCCTCGCTGGAAAGGACTGGAGTAGGGAGGGGTGACCGTGTCCCAGATGAGGTTATTCTCCTCCTACAGGACCAGTGCACCAACCCCTTTTCACCCATTTCCATCCTAGAACATGACATAGTGACACGGGGACCAAGTGGGGCTCCCGTGCCGCCCTGtgtgagggtggaggagaaggactaCCACAGCGACTGTTACATGGCCCTGGAGCACGGCAGGCAGTTCATGGACAACATGTCGGGCGGCAAGGTGGACGAGGCGCTGGTCAAGAGCACCTGCCTGCACCACTGGGCCAAAGAAAACGGTGAGAGATGTGGCACTCTAGATGTTCATGCTCATGGCTCAGTTGGACaccaaattatgtttttgtcatGCTCAGGTTTTTTCAGCCTgttaatgataaaaaaaagttgaaagaGGCCGTCTGCAAGTAAGCTTTAATCCAAATAATGTATTCAACAACTGAAAATATTCTTTAAACAAATGACACAGCGCTTCTAAACTGAATTCACATCTGTTGTCCAACTAAATTGAACTAAatctgttcatgtttttatgctgtgatttttatttttttcacctaTGGTCAGTTGAGAAGCATAAATGCTTATTATTCCTTGAagtcaaacactttttttctgatGAGTTTCTCATGCTGTGATTCATCTTGAGCTTCCCCTTTTCTCGTCCGCTCTCCAGCGGTGGACGTGAGTGCGCTGTGCTCTCAGGATGTGCTGCGGGTGCTGATGTCCCTCCAACCCGTACTCCAGGACGCAATCCAGAAGAAGAGGACAGTAAGGTCGTGGGGCGTTCAGGGTCCCCTCACCTGGCAGCAGTTCCACAAGATGGCTGGACGGGGCTCTTACGGTAAAGCCGGGGACAAACCAGGGATGTTTATCCACTGATGCACAGTTCTGACAGATGCTTTGCTACCATCAAGTTTAGTTGTATACATGTCAGTGAATCAGTGTTTTCAACTACTCATGCAATGAAGGTTATGATTATTCTGCCAAAAATACAACTCTTGAAGAAACGGTGAGGCTAACAGCAGTTTGTTTGGGTGTGTGACAtttggaatgtgtgtgtcttggggGAGAAAAACTCTAGATTTTGTCAGGTCAATAGGCAGTGTGGTCCCTCTGCTGTGGTCCAGATGTCAGCTCTGTTGGGAGGAGCCGTCAGATGGTTCGGCGACATCACACTCGGATGCACAGTGGAGAgtgaaaagaggagggaggggggctgaCGCCTCACCCATAAACAGCACTCGCTcactgttctttctttctttctttttattttttctttctgtgtttctctctctaccttctttccccctctttggcctccttctttcctctcacCACCACAGGCACAGACGAGTCCCCAGAGCCCCTGCCCATCCCCACCTTCCTGGTGGGTTATGAGTACGACTTTGTGGTGCTGTCTCCGTTCGGGTTGCCCTACTGGGAGAAACTGCTGCTGGATCCCTTTGGCTCCCAGCGGGACatcgggtaccttgtggtttgTCCTGACAGCGAGGCCTTGCTCACCGGTGCCAAGAGCTTCTTCAGAGACCTCACCGCTGTCTACGAGGTAGGGACACGGAAGAAGGGTGCAAACAAGTCGGCGTTGACCAGTGGGGATCCGTACGGATTGACAACGATCCGATTCACCACCAGTGTTAAAGCTATCCAAATGTGTGCTCTACTTCTCTCGATCGCAGATTTGCCGTTTAATTAGTAATTATCCAGATCACTGTGTTGATAATAACCTAATCAACGAAAAAGCTTTGTGCTTTATATACCAGCTCATACACTCATGTTCTTTTCCACTTTGTCTATGTTTTTCGACAGTCATGTCGCCTGGGCCAGCACCGACCCATTTCCAAAGGCTACCCCGATGGCATTGTCCTCGTCGGCGGCAATGGGGCCAAGAACCTGGTGGATCAGCCGGTCAGCGACTGGTTCCTCAAGGCTGCCAGCAGCAACAGCGACGCCTTCACGAAGCTCAAACTCTATGCACAAGTGTGCCGCCACAACCTCGGTACGTTTCATTTCCAGCCTGCAGGTTACCGCTGGAGTTTGGATTCTTCACGGCCGCTCAGACAGTTCTTTGTTGCTGGATTTCCACCTTTGACAACAGGCTTATTTATTTAAGggagactgtgggtcagtggtcagtgggtccgtctttcaatcagggggttggtggttcgatccccgccctagtcgatgtgtccttgagcaagacacttaaccctgcattgttccctgtagctgtgtctacggtgtatgaatgtaacatgattgtaagtcgctttggataaaagcttcagctaaatgacttgtaatgtaatgtaatttaaaaaagcctAGTTGGAGAGCCGTGCCTGTTTTGAAAGAGAGCTTGAAATGAGTGACGGTGGAGGTCAAGTTGGAATGGAGTAAGTGTAATGTAATGGTGTCCAATACTGTGTTTGCTCCCTTTAGCCCCATACCTCGCATCACAGCCATTGGACAGCTCCCTCCTCACACAGCCCAGTCTCCCGCCATCGTCCAGCCAGTCACCATCCACACAACTGTCTagctccacctccagctcagtcGGCCAGCAGGGCTCACTGAATGCTGCGGCCTCCTCCGTtcccatcatcatcaacaacaacaacaacaacaacagcagcagcggaAACGGCTCCGCGTCATCCAACAGTCTGGTGACATCCTCGGGCCAGCCGGGCAGCGGGGTACCGTCTGCCAAGCCCAGCTCTTTCCCCCCCTTTGGGAGCATGGGCACCCAGGGCCAGGGAGGTGGCCCCCAGAGTGGACAGCTGGGGCAGCAGGCTGGTACCCAGAATACTGGTACCTCGGGGGACAACTCCAGCAGCCAGGCCCAGGGGCCCACAGAGCCTCTAGAAAGGTACTGCAGGACACACAAGGCTGCACACCGTCAACTCTGAAATGCAGATTGTATTGAATCAGTTAATTGCCGACAGTCAGTCACGAAGAACTCACGACTTTAATAATACTTTGTGtgctttcttcttcctttcctcagcACTTTGGAACGAGAGAAGGTAGGCGTGCCTACGGATGGGGAGTCCCACGCCATCTCGTATCCACCCGCCATAGTTGTTTACATTGTGGACCCCTTCAGCTACGAGGAGGCCGACGGTGGCCCGGGGCCGGTGCCGGCCCACTCCAGTGTGTGGACGCTGGGTTTGCTACGCTGCTACCTTGAGATGCTTCAGTTCCTGCCCCCACACATCCGCAATTCGGTTTCTGTACAGGTAAGCAAAGTTCGCCAGGAGAGCCACATTGTTATTGCTGACCATGTTGTATTTCATTGTCATGAAGGCGTAAGTGGGAATGCATTAATTGTGTATTCAATGTCAGCGTGTCCATGACTCCTTAATGTTTAACAGATTATGCTCAATGGCATCATTGCTGACATATCCATCATCATCAGAAGCAGTAAATTGTCAATGATTACCATCATATCCCGAGTGTCCAGAAAAATAGAAGCACAAtgtaataattcaattcaattcaattttttcaattcagtttattttgtatagcccaatatcacaaattacaaatttgcctcagagggctttacaatctgtacacatacgtaATACTAACAAACTTGTTCGCAAGTTTGTATATAGAGTTCCATGGTACGTTTTTAAGGCTAAGCTTCATGCTTGTATTTGGGGAGTGTTGCATTTGACTGCATTACATTCGTTTCTGGCATTTTGACTCCCATTTTCTGTGTATGTTCAATACTATCACAAATACAGACTCTCCTCTTGCCATTGCCGCATACAAATGTATCTTGAGATGAATTCTTCAAACTACAAAAGCAGTGTACCAGCTCCAATGTTTCCCTCATATTCATTCTGCAGCGGTGCACCACTATTTAACATCCCTCTGTGGGCTAAACCTCTCCAGGGGGAGAGACGAGTGACGTGAAGATAACGTTGTTTTGTTACTAACGGGCTCGGTAGTGAACGTCACGCTAACGTGCTGACGGATTTGGTGTCTGTGTTTTAGCTGAGCTGGACGAGATTTGGTTGCGATGGAATGTAGCTCTGTTGGGTTTTATGTGGAGTGAGCACTGCGCCGGacttcttttgaaaaaaaaaaagaaagcaatttGTGTATAATATGGCATGTAGTTAACACaccaaaatgttgttttcataAAAACTCCCCCCATGGCATTCGCTCCTGGTGATCTTCACCACTAGTGAGTGAGTGTTGTGTTTTAAAAGTGCTGTGTGGTGGATTTATGAGGTTGTGGAAAGTGGTTCAAGtgggttttttaaaaaagtcactATTTTAAGGGTTACATTTGAGTTGTAGTGAGTGTGTCGGTATTTGCCTGGGTAACAAGTGTCAATGGGTCCTCCGGCAAGAATCTATGGAAGAAAGGCACTTATTTCCCATCTATTAATTATTCTATTGACCATAAGTATTTAAGCCCAGCAAGATTTGTCTCAGCAAGTCTCAGTCGGCTTTTTGTcatgtgtttagtgttttctttttaaaaagaagtccCACTGCTGTGCGTCACTGCCTCCATTGTCATCACTGCCTCTCGGTTAGTAGCTGCGTCGTTTTGAGACGTGTCAGTTTGTAAAGGTTCACAGCTTGTCGTTCTGTTATCCTGCTTTAATCTGTACAATAACGCAgctattaaatacatttagaaagtGCAACGATTCGACTGACGAGAGGAGTTCATTCCAATTCTGGACTGATTATTCAACTCATCAACATTTATGGGGAAGGCCTAATTGAGTTGTACGGGAGTGCATTGCGGTGTGCAGATTGTTTTCTATTCCGGTCACTTAGTGTACGTTCATGacattcataaatgtattttaagttgCGTAACTGAACATTAGACATAAAGTGAATTTAAATGTTGCCTGACTCTTTTATCTCCCCGTGCCACTTTCCTCTATGTAGCACTAGAGTAGTAACGAGTAGAAAGGTATGGCATTAATAGAAGCATTGTCTAATAACTTGTTCTTTTCACCTCAGATTGTCCCCTGCCAGTACCTGCTGCAGCCAGTACGCGGCGAAGACCGCCACATCTACGCCCAGCACCTCAAGTCTCTTGCCTTCTCCGTCTTCGCTCAGTGCAGACGGCCGCTGCCCACCTCCACCAATGTCAAGTCACTGACGGGCTTCGGCCCGGGCCTGGCCATTGACACCGCACTGAAGAGCCCGGAGGTAAATGCAACACGCAGTCCAAGTTGTAGCAGTTTGGGGGTATTCTGTTTTGACCCGGGGTGCAGTCGAGCTCTGTAGCTGATCAGTAACGCTGTGTGCTCTGATCGATAGGCAAGTAAACAGAGGCTGACACTGTGGCCCCGGCAGCAGCTTTTCACTTGCTTTTAGCTCTTGAACCAATAAACAACCTGACCTGATATGACCCCGCCTGTTGCCCCGGCTGTGTTCAGTTTACCACTGAAAAGAAGGAAGGCAATGAGTTTTTAGTGCTAACCATTCTCACAGTTTTTCTTCTGGAACAGCACTAAGGGAACTTGTAACCCCTCTGCTACTACAGATTTTTCTTTCCATTATCTGCTTGGCTAGCTCCCTGAGACCTTTATAATGTGATCTCAACTCCAGGTTTAGACAAAGGGGCATTTTAGATCAGGTCTCTATTCAGTggacttccttccttccagccAGCGATAACCTTTCCCTTTGACACACCGGCAAACCTTTAGCTTTCTGGATGGGAGGACTGGGATATAGATAGGACAATTCAAGTGTAGCAAGGGACATTTTTGCTTGCAAAGATGTCGAATGTGAATTGTTTGGGTCAGCCGGGCTGTGATGAGCAGAAATTAGGATTGAAAGAGAGGATGTCTTGCTCCTGTAAAAGTCCgacatgcatgcacaaacaTATTACACCTGGAGCATGTCCGGGTTTTGCTGCATTTCTTTAGAAGGGCTGAGCATTTATACTAATATCCTTTTATCCTGACATCTTCACCTCCCAACCTGTAGAGGCCGGAGTGTCTGCGTCTGTACACGCCCCCGTTCATTCTAGCGCCGGTGAAGGACAAGCAGACGGAGCTCGGGGAAACATTTGGGGAGGCGTCGCAGAAATACAACGTGCTGTTTGTCGGATACTGTCTGTCCCACGACCAGCGCTGGATCCTGGCCACATGCACTGACCTGTATGGGGAACTCCTAGAGACCTGCATCATCAACATCGATGTGCCCAACAGGTACGACCACCAGCCACCTGCGTGGTATTAAAACCTCTCGTAAAATACGATACACATTTGACCATACTATTTGCCATTTTTAAGTATGTTTTAACCGGATGAAGGTTGTCAAGCAACGGGACCTTAAGTTATGAGAGAAACAAGCTGAGCAAAACGTTCGCGGCAACTTGGCTCGCAGCCTCCTGAACACAGTCCTCCAGAATCCTAACTGGGAGAAGCTGATTTCATGACGTCATCAAATTCTGTCTTTTGTTATTGAGAGACTCCTCGCAGCAGAACATTATATTGTACACGGGTGTGACACAACAAAGATACTAATTTATAGCTGGCGTGTAACAAAGTGTCAGCTGACAGGAAGCATGTCCCACCAGTGCTTTTTGTTTAAAGTGCAGCTGTTGTGAAAGCATTTTTAACAATCTGGTCCATCTTTGCACCAGTGGTGCTTGAAAGCGACTTGCCGCCATCCTCCACATTCTCGACcggttcatttttttttttttctgtgaatatCCCTCGTTCAGTCACAGCTGCACAACAGATGGGTGTGACCTTACAATAGGTTCACGGCAGCTGTCGCGAACACTTAAAATGTGTCTGCGTGAAATCAAAACTGTGATGTCATGCCAGCTGTTAAACGACACTTTTCACTCAAGTGTAAATTAGGCTCGAGAGGGAAAGCACACAGCTGTCAGTCAATAATGGTCTCTGCACAGGCCCATACATTCCAGAGGTTCACCTTCACCTGCCTCACAGAAATGTTAAACCAGCGGCTAAGCACGCCGTTTGTACACTTGACTTCCTGCCTTGCACGTCTGTTGATGTTCGTTCTCCATACTTatgaaaagtgtttttgacATGTGGGTCAATGCATGTCCCGCAGGGCACGGAGGAAAAAGGGCTCCGTTCGGCGGCTCGGCCTGCAGAAGCTGTGGGATTGGTGTTTGGGGCTGGTGCAGATGACCTCACTCCCCTGGAGGGTGGTGATTGGCCGACTGGGCAGGATAGGACACGGAGAGTTAAAAGGTAAGGAGGACTagttaaatgaaacaaaaatgctTTTTCATGACCAAACGCAGCATTCAAGACATTGaggtattattttttttctttacaccaGCGTGTCACATGTTCATTCATCCCTGTTGCTTTCCTCTCTTGATGTCCCAGACTGGAGTATTCTGCTGAGCAGGAGAAATCTCCAGTCACTGAGTCGCCGTCTGAAGGAAATGTGTCGAATGTGTGGCATCTCCGCCTCAGATACTCCCAGCATCCTTAGCGTGTGCTTGGTCGCCATGGAGCCCCAGGGATCATTTATCATCATGCCAGGTGCAGTGCGTATGCAAATACAAAAGATTATCAGTACACTTACTATCTGTATTAACATGCACTTCTCATCTTCGTCGCATTACTCCACCGAGAAAGGTGTGttaatgtctgtgtgttttgtgtgtgagtgtagagCGTGATGGATGGCAGCAGCATATCACAATGCGTGTCCCCTCCTTGTCCAGAGCAGATTGATGGCAGCGAAGATCATGTACCTTTTGCTCATAAAGCACTACCTCTCGGATGCCCATTGATCTCAATGCAGTGTGATGGAGAGCCAGATCAATAGGTTTATTTTGGGAAACGAGTGGGGGGGGGAATGTCAGTGCATCATGCAGGATTGTGTTGAGCGATGCTGGGCCGAGGACATCTCCTTTCTAAAACGCTCTTTAAACTGAAAGAGATTAGCAAGGCGGTGTGAGTGACAAGAGGGGTTTTACATCACTGAAACGTGGAACAGAAACTTAGAGAGAGTTGTTGGCTCTAGACGTAACAGCTGTTCTGTCTTATCTAGTTTCTGCTATGATTATGAAATTCATTACGCGGAAACCTACCTTTTGTGAATTGTAAAACTAAGACATTAATAATTCAACAGTCGTTGAAATTGTATGCTGTTAAAACAATACtttattttaatcacatttGCAACGTTGTTACTTGGTGCTCGGTTGAAGATGGTATTTTTAAAGAAGCTGAACATTATTTTAGCAGCAAACACCTATGTGCTATGTAGAGATCAAATGGGGTAACATTTTAGTTATTTCTTTGGCAGCGGAGCTTGTCATACTGATCTGTGAGTTGTATGACGCTCGGCCCTCAACGGTTTAACGACCTGACCCTGACAAGCATTCTTATTTAGTTTCAGTCTTCTTAGCCGCACTGGTTATTGTTTATTGACCTGtcgctctctccttccccctctcccatTAGACTCTGTGTCGACGGGCTCAGTGTTTGGCCGCAGCACCACCTTGAACATGCAGACGCCCCAGCTGAACACCCCACAGGACACGTCCTGCACCCACATCCTGGTCTTCCCCACGTCCGCCTTCGTCCAAGTGGCCAGCTCCAATTACACCAACATCGACCCAAACATCGACATTTTAAACGCCACCACCGGTCAGTGGGGCTCCTTCATCGGGCTTGCAGCCTATTTGCTGGACCCTAAGCCCTCAGATGTGAAAGGGAAATGCAGCCATTACTgtgtttctcctttttaatCTGTACTGTTGTGTTTTCCAATTCCTTCCTGTTTAATTATCCAGTCTATTAAGAGTGTTTTGAAGTAGTGTGTGTTAACATACTTAGTGCATCTACAGCACCCTCAAGCGTCTTAAGCTTATCTTTTTTGTGCAATTGTATTTATTGCCAGTAATATGATGCATGGTCTCTCGCATT from Cyclopterus lumpus isolate fCycLum1 chromosome 14, fCycLum1.pri, whole genome shotgun sequence encodes the following:
- the med13a gene encoding mediator of RNA polymerase II transcription subunit 13a isoform X1, encoding MSSCYVPNGASLEDCHSNLFCLADLTGIKWKRFVWQGPTSAPILFPVTEEDPILCSFSRCLKADVLSVWRRSQRPGRRELWLFWWGDDPNFADLIHHELTAEDDGLWENGLSYECRTLLFKAIHNLLERCLMNRSFVRIGKWFVKPYEKDEKPINKSEHLSCAFTFFLHGESNVCTSVEINQHQPVYHLTEEHLTLAQQASSPFQVILSPFGLNGTLTGQSFKMSDPPTQKLIQEWNQFYPISPSAKDGVSEDKAEDMDWEDDSLASVEVLVGGVRMVYPACLVLVPQSDIPVVAPVGSSHCTAIYSGGHQVPASQREPALSLVTLTPPTSPEEAQTGMDSHSAQKWVKMPSLSDAFSVDRTSHHGGKIPRRQASQVVERVWQECNINRAQNKRKFSAATNGTCEDERTEKAGVWDFVEHSQRSYCSCSRYKSVKQRTGSTPGQTPSAGQPSQPLAKHKAGGEKPEKGDKLQKRPQTPFHHRSLTSDDASIEAEATSGQRLAMRGQDGGRFPNIRSTDVSGIQKAPQLHSGGVGACLSEQANSPQPPPLSPHPCERGEESGEGMKNPSNPNSQHFYQPPPEPCLVGVKGDGEEPGGPEGLNQHFHSHHSHSHHSHSHHPHSHPGASTYSDPPEPTVYVGTAVNLEEDGSHGPWRLFNLPRRKEAEQPTPLLPGDKLRDEPLASQDNPLSVTEVMSTSKWPLKVSEERLQMYRARRNQYLSAAITDGDHEPESDPYAFEEGDVKFTFSNKKDKGGGEREPGKKHKGEDGGAGPSDEAQRAAAHNRMASTSLIHETDLVVSINDLDNLFNSDEDDLAPGSRRPVNGTDDKFGSKEPKTSTLDPVSCISSADLHQMFPTPPSLEQHIMGYSPMNMCSKEYGSMEHNTGMTTMDGTSSLGGHFKIEVEESFCSPKPCEIKDYSFVYKPELCQPFVGCSMFAPLKALPSQCLPPVKIPEDCIYRPSWTMGREMLNPVPVMTFLNKDSNIPSVGSTMDQDYSQSYTPQTNTPFMSNSAPPSNSGAGILPSPATPRFSAPTPRTPRTPRTPRGPASVQGSLKYENSDLYSPASTPSTCRPLNSVEPATVPSIPEAHSLYVTLILSESVMNLFKDCNFDSCCICVCNMNIKGADVGVYLSDPVGEAQEPCSCGFSAVVNRRYGNGSGLFLEDELDIIGRGSDVSREAEKRFEALRLSSLERTGVGRGDRVPDEVILLLQDQCTNPFSPISILEHDIVTRGPSGAPVPPCVRVEEKDYHSDCYMALEHGRQFMDNMSGGKVDEALVKSTCLHHWAKENAVDVSALCSQDVLRVLMSLQPVLQDAIQKKRTVRSWGVQGPLTWQQFHKMAGRGSYGTDESPEPLPIPTFLVGYEYDFVVLSPFGLPYWEKLLLDPFGSQRDIGYLVVCPDSEALLTGAKSFFRDLTAVYESCRLGQHRPISKGYPDGIVLVGGNGAKNLVDQPVSDWFLKAASSNSDAFTKLKLYAQVCRHNLAPYLASQPLDSSLLTQPSLPPSSSQSPSTQLSSSTSSSVGQQGSLNAAASSVPIIINNNNNNNSSSGNGSASSNSLVTSSGQPGSGVPSAKPSSFPPFGSMGTQGQGGGPQSGQLGQQAGTQNTGTSGDNSSSQAQGPTEPLESTLEREKVGVPTDGESHAISYPPAIVVYIVDPFSYEEADGGPGPVPAHSSVWTLGLLRCYLEMLQFLPPHIRNSVSVQIVPCQYLLQPVRGEDRHIYAQHLKSLAFSVFAQCRRPLPTSTNVKSLTGFGPGLAIDTALKSPERPECLRLYTPPFILAPVKDKQTELGETFGEASQKYNVLFVGYCLSHDQRWILATCTDLYGELLETCIINIDVPNRARRKKGSVRRLGLQKLWDWCLGLVQMTSLPWRVVIGRLGRIGHGELKDWSILLSRRNLQSLSRRLKEMCRMCGISASDTPSILSVCLVAMEPQGSFIIMPDSVSTGSVFGRSTTLNMQTPQLNTPQDTSCTHILVFPTSAFVQVASSNYTNIDPNIDILNATTDGSDAIGIFDLLDQENELVDPDIINISPNTSPVHSPGSHYHHGGDGSKGQSADRMESHEEVPNLLQQPLALGYFVSTAKAGPLPDWFWSACPQAQNQCPLFLKASLHLHVSSVQSDELLHSKHSHPLDSNQTSDVLRYVLEQYNALSWLTCDPATQDRRSCLPIHFVVLNQMYNFIMNML